In Arthrobacter sp. SLBN-112, a genomic segment contains:
- a CDS encoding HAD family hydrolase, with protein sequence MDGTIVDTEPYWIAAERALVEAHGGTWSHQQAMQLVGQSLTFSAGLLQQAGVQMEIREIIDTLTAQVISSVQQQVPWRPGARELLEELHQAGVRCALVTMSEGPLAREVVANLPRPYFEVLVTGDTVSEGKPHPEAYLTAVELLQENDPGLRIHHCVALEDSVPGVAAAVASGVATVAVPHIVPLPHHESYELWDSLAGRSLVELEALLVGAGSEIPAAAGLGDPRG encoded by the coding sequence ATGGACGGGACCATCGTGGATACCGAGCCGTACTGGATCGCCGCAGAGCGGGCACTGGTGGAAGCCCACGGCGGCACCTGGAGCCACCAGCAGGCAATGCAGCTGGTTGGCCAATCACTGACCTTCTCTGCCGGACTGCTGCAGCAGGCCGGTGTCCAAATGGAGATCCGCGAGATCATTGACACCCTGACGGCCCAAGTGATCAGCAGCGTCCAGCAGCAGGTGCCATGGCGGCCCGGCGCCCGTGAGCTCCTGGAAGAGCTTCACCAAGCCGGGGTCCGGTGCGCATTGGTCACCATGTCCGAGGGCCCGCTGGCACGCGAGGTGGTGGCCAACCTTCCCAGGCCCTACTTCGAAGTGCTGGTGACCGGTGACACCGTTTCCGAGGGCAAGCCGCATCCGGAGGCATACCTGACGGCGGTGGAGTTGTTGCAGGAAAACGACCCCGGGCTCCGCATCCACCATTGCGTGGCGCTGGAGGATTCCGTGCCGGGGGTGGCTGCAGCGGTTGCCTCGGGGGTCGCAACGGTGGCAGTGCCGCACATCGTTCCCCTGCCCCACCATGAGAGCTACGAACTGTGGGACTCCCTGGCCGGCCGTTCCCTGGTGGAGCTGGAAGCCCTGCTGGTGGGCGCGGGTTCCGAAATCCCTGCGGCGGCCGGTTTGGGTGATCCCCGTGGCTGA
- a CDS encoding PAC2 family protein, which produces MNSFEGDTAEEGAGPERERFLQPVADGQRVTVMLAAFEGWNDAGEAASDSLRYLNKLWGGKKVASIDADEYYDFQFTRPTVRRNAAGERKIKWPATRIYKASAPNSNVDVIFVQGTEPSYKWRAYTAELLVHAEALHVDYVVLVGALLADVPHSRPIPVSTSSDDAPLRERMNLEASQYEGPVGIVGVLSEVALLAGIPTVSLWAAVPHYVAQAPSPKAQLALLHRIEELLQVPLDTHELAEEADAWERGVDELATEDPEIAAYVRQLEEAKDTADLPEASGESIAREFERYLKRRGQDRG; this is translated from the coding sequence ATGAATAGCTTCGAGGGAGACACCGCCGAAGAGGGTGCCGGACCCGAGCGGGAACGGTTCCTGCAGCCAGTGGCTGACGGACAGCGCGTAACGGTCATGCTTGCCGCCTTTGAAGGGTGGAACGACGCCGGAGAAGCGGCCAGCGATTCGTTGCGCTACCTGAACAAATTGTGGGGTGGCAAGAAAGTCGCATCCATCGATGCTGACGAGTACTACGATTTCCAGTTCACGCGCCCCACCGTCCGCCGGAACGCAGCGGGCGAACGCAAGATCAAGTGGCCTGCCACCCGGATCTACAAAGCCAGTGCGCCCAACTCCAATGTGGATGTCATCTTTGTGCAGGGCACCGAGCCATCCTATAAATGGCGCGCCTACACCGCGGAACTGCTGGTCCATGCCGAGGCGTTGCACGTGGATTACGTCGTCCTGGTGGGCGCACTCCTGGCGGATGTCCCGCACAGCCGCCCGATTCCCGTCAGCACATCCTCCGACGATGCTCCGCTCCGGGAGCGGATGAACCTGGAGGCTTCCCAGTACGAAGGGCCCGTGGGCATTGTCGGCGTACTGTCCGAGGTGGCGCTGTTGGCCGGAATTCCCACCGTGTCGTTGTGGGCTGCCGTGCCGCACTACGTGGCACAGGCACCCTCCCCCAAAGCCCAGCTGGCCCTCCTGCACCGGATCGAGGAACTCCTGCAGGTGCCACTGGATACCCATGAACTGGCTGAGGAGGCAGACGCGTGGGAGCGCGGCGTGGACGAGTTGGCCACGGAGGATCCGGAGATCGCCGCCTACGTGCGCCAGTTGGAGGAAGCCAAGGACACGGCCGATCTGCCCGAAGCGAGCGGCGAGTCCATTGCCCGGGAATTTGAGCGGTACTTGAAACGGCGGGGCCAGGACAGGGGCTGA
- the mshC gene encoding cysteine--1-D-myo-inosityl 2-amino-2-deoxy-alpha-D-glucopyranoside ligase: MKSWTSRPVPALPGNMAAIRLFDTAAGREVALEPDSRPSMYVCGITPYDATHMGHAASYVAFDLLNRAWRDAGSEVSYVQNVTDVDDPLLERATGTGVDWRDLAAEQVELFQTDMEALNVLAPDHYVGAVESIGLIVPEVERLVSMGLAYKVNGTNGEPDGDVYYDVEAAGKQSTAPDAWALGAISHLGESAMLELFAERGGDPGRAGKRQALDPLLWRVKREGEPSWPGGSLGPGRPGWHIECTVIAQKYLPSPFTVQGGGSDLIFPHHEMGAGHAYSLAGVPLAKHYAHAGMVGLDGEKMSKSKGNLVLVSKLRAAGEDPSAIRLAILSHHYRSDWSWTDEGFAAAKTDLAAWRKALQHAPEGSGMALLAGMREALAADLNAPAAVAAVSRWARSACDAGAAASAGDAALVKNAVDALLGIRL; encoded by the coding sequence GTGAAATCCTGGACTTCCCGCCCCGTTCCTGCCCTGCCCGGAAACATGGCCGCCATCCGGCTGTTCGACACCGCGGCAGGCCGCGAAGTGGCCCTTGAGCCGGACAGCAGGCCCTCCATGTACGTCTGCGGCATCACTCCCTACGACGCAACCCACATGGGTCACGCCGCCAGCTATGTCGCATTCGACCTGCTGAACCGTGCATGGCGCGACGCCGGCAGTGAGGTGTCCTACGTCCAGAACGTCACCGACGTGGACGACCCCCTGCTCGAGCGCGCCACCGGCACCGGAGTGGACTGGCGCGACCTCGCCGCCGAACAGGTGGAGCTGTTCCAGACCGACATGGAAGCCCTCAACGTCCTTGCGCCCGACCACTACGTGGGCGCCGTCGAGTCCATCGGGCTGATCGTGCCGGAAGTGGAGCGGCTGGTCAGCATGGGGCTGGCCTACAAGGTAAACGGCACCAACGGCGAACCTGACGGAGATGTCTATTACGACGTCGAGGCAGCAGGAAAGCAGTCAACGGCACCTGACGCCTGGGCGCTGGGAGCCATTTCCCACCTGGGCGAAAGCGCCATGCTGGAGCTTTTCGCCGAACGCGGCGGCGACCCGGGGCGCGCCGGAAAGCGGCAGGCGCTGGACCCGCTGCTGTGGCGGGTGAAACGGGAAGGCGAACCTAGCTGGCCCGGCGGAAGCCTCGGCCCGGGCCGGCCAGGCTGGCACATCGAATGCACCGTCATCGCGCAGAAGTACCTGCCGTCACCCTTCACCGTGCAGGGCGGCGGCTCGGACCTGATCTTCCCGCACCACGAAATGGGTGCCGGGCACGCCTACTCGCTGGCAGGAGTCCCGCTGGCAAAGCACTACGCCCATGCCGGCATGGTAGGGCTCGACGGCGAGAAGATGAGCAAGTCCAAGGGCAACCTGGTGCTGGTTTCCAAGCTCCGCGCCGCGGGGGAGGACCCGTCCGCCATCCGGCTGGCCATCCTGTCCCACCACTACCGTTCGGACTGGTCCTGGACGGACGAAGGGTTCGCCGCGGCCAAGACAGACCTTGCGGCCTGGCGGAAGGCCCTGCAGCATGCGCCCGAGGGTTCAGGCATGGCGCTGCTGGCCGGCATGCGCGAAGCGCTTGCAGCGGACCTCAACGCGCCGGCAGCGGTTGCCGCGGTTTCCCGGTGGGCACGGTCGGCGTGCGACGCCGGTGCTGCCGCCAGCGCCGGTGACGCCGCACTGGTCAAGAACGCGGTGGACGCCCTCCTGGGCATCCGGCTCTAA
- a CDS encoding undecaprenyl-diphosphate phosphatase, whose product MNWFEAALLGLVQGLTEFLPISSSAHLRIVGEFLPNAQDPGAAFTAITQLGTETAVLIYFWRDIVRIVKAWAGSLGGKVPRQDPDARMGWLVILGSIPIIVLGLLFQDQIESVLRSMWIVATMLIVFGLILAVADAIGAQKRDLTHLTYKHGILYGLAQAMALIPGVSRSGGTITAGLLMGYTREAAARYSFLLAIPAVFGSGLYQLYKVVTKEGITGPFGLPETALATVIALVVGYVIIGWFLKFVSTRSYRLFVWYRIFLGLALYLLLGFNVISA is encoded by the coding sequence GTGAACTGGTTTGAAGCGGCCCTGCTGGGCCTAGTGCAGGGACTGACCGAATTTCTACCGATTTCATCGAGCGCACACCTGCGGATCGTGGGGGAGTTCCTCCCCAACGCACAGGATCCGGGTGCCGCGTTCACGGCGATCACCCAGCTGGGCACCGAAACAGCCGTTCTGATCTACTTCTGGCGTGACATTGTCCGCATCGTCAAAGCCTGGGCGGGCTCCCTGGGCGGCAAAGTGCCGCGGCAGGACCCTGACGCCCGCATGGGCTGGCTGGTGATCCTGGGCAGCATCCCCATCATCGTCCTGGGCCTGCTCTTCCAGGACCAGATCGAGTCGGTGCTCCGCAGCATGTGGATCGTCGCCACCATGCTGATCGTCTTCGGCCTCATCCTCGCCGTCGCGGACGCCATCGGCGCCCAGAAGCGGGACCTGACCCACCTGACCTATAAGCACGGCATCCTCTACGGCCTGGCGCAGGCCATGGCCTTGATTCCGGGCGTGTCCCGCTCAGGCGGTACCATCACCGCCGGCCTCCTGATGGGCTATACCCGTGAGGCCGCGGCCCGGTATTCCTTCCTGCTCGCCATCCCGGCTGTCTTCGGCAGCGGGCTGTACCAGCTCTACAAAGTGGTCACCAAGGAGGGCATAACGGGCCCGTTCGGGCTGCCGGAGACCGCGCTGGCCACCGTGATCGCACTGGTTGTGGGGTACGTGATCATCGGCTGGTTCCTGAAGTTCGTCTCCACGCGCAGCTACAGGCTCTTCGTCTGGTACCGGATCTTCCTGGGCCTGGCCCTCTACCTCCTGCTCGGTTTCAACGTCATCAGCGCCTAG
- a CDS encoding aldo/keto reductase — protein MQQRYVGNSGLRVSALSLGTRSWGGETDEQDASELLRAFLNAGGRHVDTSASYAGGGSEAVLGSLLGDVVSRTEISISTKAGMTTPDGRRAVDTSRNAMLTGLDASLARLGTDYVDLWFAEAWDGNVPLEETLAALEFAVRSGRARYAGISNFTGWQAAKAAATSPVPLVAAQAEYSFLNRSAEAELMPALEDAGLGLMAWGPLGRGVLTGKYRGSIPAGSRGASAGEADYVEPYLEEKPSRVVDAVCMAANGLGRTPHDVSLSWLLSQHGVATVVVGARTNVQLKEILDAQLSPLPPQIARALEDVSA, from the coding sequence ATGCAGCAGCGTTACGTCGGCAACAGTGGATTGCGAGTTTCAGCCCTTTCCCTGGGTACCCGGTCCTGGGGTGGGGAAACTGACGAGCAGGACGCTTCGGAGTTGCTGCGTGCCTTCCTTAACGCGGGCGGCCGGCATGTGGACACCTCGGCGTCGTACGCCGGCGGGGGCTCCGAAGCGGTCCTCGGCTCGCTCCTGGGCGACGTGGTGTCCCGCACGGAGATTTCCATTTCCACCAAAGCGGGAATGACGACGCCGGATGGCCGCCGTGCCGTGGACACCTCACGCAATGCGATGCTCACCGGACTGGACGCAAGCCTGGCCAGGTTGGGCACGGATTACGTGGACCTTTGGTTCGCCGAAGCTTGGGATGGGAACGTTCCCCTCGAGGAGACGCTGGCCGCGCTGGAGTTCGCCGTCCGGTCCGGGCGCGCCAGGTACGCCGGAATCTCCAATTTCACGGGCTGGCAGGCGGCCAAAGCTGCCGCGACCAGTCCCGTTCCGCTTGTGGCCGCCCAAGCGGAGTACTCGTTCCTTAACCGGTCGGCGGAAGCCGAATTGATGCCTGCCCTTGAGGACGCAGGGCTGGGCCTGATGGCTTGGGGTCCGTTGGGCAGGGGGGTGCTTACGGGTAAGTACCGGGGCAGCATTCCCGCCGGTTCGCGCGGCGCCTCGGCCGGCGAAGCTGATTATGTGGAGCCTTACCTGGAGGAGAAGCCGTCCCGGGTCGTGGACGCGGTGTGCATGGCAGCCAATGGCTTGGGACGTACGCCGCACGATGTCTCGTTGTCGTGGCTGCTCTCACAGCACGGCGTAGCCACGGTTGTTGTGGGGGCCCGCACGAATGTGCAGTTGAAGGAAATCCTCGACGCACAGCTCTCACCCCTGCCGCCCCAGATCGCACGGGCCCTGGAAGACGTTTCCGCCTAG
- a CDS encoding DUF5703 family protein — protein MKEQFLTSSVQRERDYLRQYEYLVLTISPEDSLPEARRLLVEHSEYGKWELERSKLYVGGGRRFWLRRRVMQVQRTV, from the coding sequence ATGAAGGAACAATTTCTCACCAGCTCGGTCCAGCGGGAGCGGGATTATTTGCGTCAGTACGAGTACCTCGTACTGACGATCAGCCCTGAGGATTCCCTGCCGGAGGCACGGCGCCTCCTGGTGGAGCACTCCGAGTACGGCAAGTGGGAATTGGAACGCAGCAAGCTCTACGTGGGCGGCGGCAGGCGTTTTTGGCTGCGACGCCGGGTGATGCAGGTCCAGCGCACCGTGTAG